Part of the Drosophila kikkawai strain 14028-0561.14 chromosome 3L, DkikHiC1v2, whole genome shotgun sequence genome is shown below.
TTTAGGTAAGCGTTGTGTCATCAGTCTCcgcgtaaataattaaatatgtatttatgtatgtacatattttagaATTACATCACACAACGGCAAAAATATGGTTAAAGCCATTGAGCTACTTAACGATGAATCCATTGAGGAGGATTATTTTCCCCATGATGATAACAGCGAACATTATATGGAATTGCTTGAGTCTATGACTTTTCCAGATGTGCAACTTGTCCGAGTTGCAATTGTGCGTGTATGACGTCAACAAGCAAAGCGAGATAGCCGAAAAAGTTGGTGTTTGCCGCCAAATGAGTAAAGTCTTGCGCACCGGAAAGTACAGGTATTAATTTTGttcttttatatatgtaaatttataTCATATATGGCAAAACGAATTTTAATTGTTGCAGGCGTACCTTAATGGACAGCAACAAACCAATTCCTACTCTTGATGTTACCACCAGGTGGAACTCCACTTACATGATGCTGTCAAAATTATTCGAGTTGAAAGAATTTATTGAAACTCAAACAACTATCGACATAGACGTTGACTGAATCTGGGTTGAGCAGTATATATCAGCGTTTAAAGATACATATGAAGCCACCCTAAAACTGCAACAGGAGCAACTAGCTTATAGCGACTTTTACATATTGTGGTTGCAGTTTAAACTGAAATGTGAAAAAAGCGACAACTACctaacaaaattattattggcTCAACTGAAGATTCGTGAAAGTAAGTTGTTAGACAATGAAGCATTGTTAGCAGCGATCTATATGGACCCCAGAATTAATTTGATTCTGACAGAGCCGCAAAAGTCGATAGCTaagcaaaatttaaaaaaaaattgcatttcatattttaaatttaaatcaagtaAGATACTTTCATAATTACTTTTATAACCAAATTTTACAGAAGTGTCGTCCAATTGATTAATAAGTGTAGTTATGTatgtttaacaaaaaaaaaattatgtttaactaaaaaatttagtttaactaaaacaagaaaagattATAGCTTCGCCTCACCGaattttgtatacccttgcaaagATGCTTTtagtttgaaattaaaaaattgataaatcgttttattttagttaaatgataaaaaaacaaattttaacagaaaatatgtaatatgttaaatatttttgaacaaatttttaacaaattaaaactaaacccgatattctgaaataatataagagATGAGTATATATATCTCAAAGGAggtaaaaatatgttaaaaaacaccgaagttatacatatatatacccccccccccaaggctatataattaaaaattcaaatttcacGTTGAAAAGTCAATGTTAATGTTAATGTTTCCTTCACAAAACTCAATAAATTACTAACTGAATATTTAGCCATActtcaaataaatacaaattttgttaaatgCCAATGCAATAACTTAAAAAGAAATGTGTAGAACTGTGTCAGTTCGTGACTATTGGGTTTTCCATCGAATGCGCGATTAGGGAAATGAGGTAAAAATGTCCAGCCAGCGATGTGTTTATAAAGTCTCCGATTTCCAGTCTTACTTCTGCTTCTTGCCTTTGTTTTGGCCACCGGCGGCAGGTGCTCCAGTCAGTGCCGCCAGTTCGTTCTTCAGGGCTAAGAGGGTAGCCACTTCGGGCTTCCACACGTCAGCATTGCCGGCAGCCTTGAGGGTTCTTACTTTTTCGCCCTGCTGGGCTATTTTGTCTTCTAATGCCTTGACCTGGGCAGGATCCACCGAGGAAGTGGCTGCGGGGGCTGGAGTAGGAGCGGGAACAGCGGTAGGAGCTGCCTTGGCTGCCTTCTGAGCCGCCTCCAGTTGCTTCTTGAGCTCGAGCAGGACATTTACTTCCGGCTGCCACACGGCTTTGTCTTTtgtgctgctttttagtttgCGCACCTTGTCGCCTTGCTCCTGGATGGCCTTCTCCAGGTCCTGCATTGACTGCTTTCCATTCGAGGGAGCGGGAGCTGCAGTGGCACTGACAGCGGGTGCTGCCTTCTTAGCCTCTTCTAGTTGTTTCTTCAGGTCCAGCAGCTTGTTAACTTCCGGTTGCCACACGACCTTGTCCTTGGTGCTGGCCTTAAGCTGACGCACCTTATCAGCCTGATCCTGTACAGCCTTTTCCAGATCCGCGGCATTGCCTGGGCTCTGAACATCAGCAGCAACCTGGGCTCCGCCGTATTTGCTCTTGAGCTCATCGATAAAGGACTGCTCCAGTTTGGCGAATAGGGGAGCAGGTTTGCCGATCTTGTGACCAGCGGGAAGCAGCAGAGTGGCCAGGGGCTTGCTGAGGAGTAAtcaaaaattaacaagaaaggaagctaacttcggcacgccgaagtttgtatacccttgcagattggtttcgatgtttatattaaagatttaaatgctgaaaacactcacaaaacagagtttcattacattttacctatacttattatgtttacagtttgacagttacagttttacattcccagttttacattttctctacatctaccgatcggtttatatggcagctatatgatatagttgtccgatttttatgaaatttataccataattttagaataataaaaaaagcttatatctcagagtagataaacatacgttgaaaaacaacgaaactataattttttttcctatttatttctcgaccgttcctatggcaactatatcatatagtcgtccgattttcataaaatttttatcaaaattctgaaataatataaaatggccatatctaaaaaatggtgcaaaaatgttgaaaaacagcaaagttataatttcttttctacaaatatatcgaacatttgtatggcagctatatgatatagtcgtccgatccggcccgttccgacatatatagcagtgagagcatatagaagactatatgcaaagtttcattcagatacctttaaaactgagggactagtttgcgtagaaacggacagacggacggacagacggacagacggacatggctagatcgactcggctgttgatgctgatcaagaatatatatactttatagggtcggaaacgtctccttcactgcgttgcaaacttctgactgaaattataataccctgcaagggtataaaaaaattatgtttaactaaaaaaaaatatttgttaattacTAATTAATGCACGAAgtgcacaaaaaaaatacccgtaataatatacatatgcatTTTATTTCTCTTAAGCCAAATCTTAGTATAATTTCTGAAGCAGTTGAAGTTTCCCCAGCATCTAGTTTGGAGCCTTTAGAGGAGATAACACTATTGTACGATCTCTTAGATGATATTCAGTCTATACCAccgaaacaaaaagaaaataacaatgataaactggaaaaaatatgtacaGAAATAGACAATTATCTAATAACTTATGGCCGATTGCCTCTAAAAAGTCCGATAAAGGAATTTCTGcgtgaattaaaatttaaggcGCCCCAACTCGCAGAACTTGCGAAGGTGGTATTAGCCACACCAGCTACCCAGGTATCGGTTGAGAGGGCGTTCTCGgccttaaattttattttaagcgaCAAGCGCTCTTCACTCAGCAAAgataatataaattcataGTTAGTTGTAAAACTTAATTCGTAACTTAGGTGTACGCTATtgattaaagtaaataataaataaaataaataaccattTAACTCCaacttgaatttatttctatattattttgtgtttaaattgttttcagaatttattttaaaattttcgtaCGCATGAATTCTAACGAGTGCTTcatccctctccctctctctcaggCACTCTTTTCGACGCAGAAGCGAGCGAGAAGTTTCTATGCCGCTTCATTTCGCGAAAGCTTTGTCTTTGCGATCTCCCGTTACAGTTAACCGAACTCgcaaacaaagcaaagaaGCGAGAACATCTGCGAGAGAGACCCTTTTCAGACTATTGGGTTGTTCTCTCTCCGAAAGAATTTGAATGATCAAAACGGTTGACCGTTTTGTGCGAGCTCTGGTCTTCCATAGAGTGGTTCAGTCGTATTCTTCGGAAATCTTTATTCCTGGCTTCAAATTCGTTCACGGACTAGGCAATTCAATATATTaacgaaatttttttgaatttttgatttctgatgaaccgttctcgggatatgatgtccaccgcaagtcactATCGGAAAATGAGGGTATTTGAATTCGgccataacttttttattagttaatatttttttataaaaaaaaggacaacGCCGGCAAAAcatgtttaataaatattctttatggtgtctaaataaaatcgacaaaacttcatatttttgcgcggtacaactgtatataaccccttggctttatgcagtacatatatacattttacaacaattacctgtccaatgccgtttaaattattcgattaccttatttggttcaaaagatatgatttttgcaacgctaaatgagaaaggcgctactgtgcgctgGTCCCGATTGGATAGTAATTCTGAAGCGATTCGATGGTAGTGTCGACTTACTTCAGAAATACTTGAATTAAAGCGTTTGTAAACTATCCGGGGAATTCtggtcttgatcaaggacTATGGGCAGagttacacagttcaacttaccaccttaaaGACAAAAGCTGGTTTCCAAATGCACTGctaggaaacgaataacttattgTTCCCAAAACTGAACACAATTTCGGTTTgtctcataaaataaactgagtagagaattatggcatgctatgtgtcagtgttggcgctttatgcaaaaatgactttcccgcttttctgttgcaattttctttactgcaaaaatcacaaatgtcgagacctttccaacggatgcaaaaccgtggaaatcggttcgtgcgtgCTAGAGTAATAGGATCTGGTCAGAAAAcccgacttatttttatataatagactAGAGGACTCGGCGAACTTTGTCTCGCCCCAATTTCACGACTTCATATAACCCCAGAGTAATAATAGAACACtggtaatttaaatttgttgtgaaatttttttgacgcgaaatcagtggagagcgatgtgataaacaatattttttgttttgttatccggtgcaaaaaaaaaaaaaaaaatgatgacggctttcccacacgcaAACAGGCTACGTTAACTGCCCATGTGAAAAACATTGATATTGCAGATTTATTccgcagacttccaacgattggccttgcgatttattgattgccatcgcaaatgccaatcgaactggcAGTAgcgcgtgtccttcagtagcgatggcgtaCTCGTCTACTAGTACTCGTCTGGccgcaacttcgactgattaaaacgaatgaaattgagacgttccgtttttactttgacgtacatgtcgacacagtactgcTGAAACAAAtggcggtatcttaacagatgattgtcaacatctagtcgaatcatcaatcgatacgcataaaaattcatagagttgacCTTTTTAtgcgtttcttctcctagaatttgaattcaaacttagttgtagaatcaaaaagaagtgatgacttgtaaacaaacctgtcgttggattgaccatctttatgttgaagtgatacccatcttctccacgacagaacattaacggatattgaagagcatcatgtgaccgatgagtctcataaactcgctgcacttggtcattatcccgacggttaaaaacaatatcgcgttattccacattctcgccaacaatcaccactgcgacttcattgatagtggcagcattaaattgtcttgcatggctaccaatgggttttttgtcagcgctgataatgattttgtgttcgtcataatgcattatatccaatgcggttttgaacaatctgagcaaatcattatgctcatggagaagattttgcgattgttcgataattttacgtttagttgcaataaaaattgcacagcggtgatttagttcatctttgttttgtggtgataacaaagcgcccgctcggtggtgaattgattgattgtagcctgattgatgaaaaacctcgactccaaatgccgtaattggaaagcatccgttatatttttgtgaaaGCTTTAGGAATCCCTTGAACATGCGttccctatttatttatttattgaagttAAATTCctgttatttattatcaagTGCCAGTACTAATTTATGTAGTCGTTTTGTCGGTGCGGGAAATATTTATGTCCATCTAATAATATACTTATTCGGCAATGTTAAACAAGTCATAGTAAAAAGCACCAAAGACAATCGAAGGCACATAAAAAGCaactcaaaataaataattcgcAATTAAATTCACAATCATGTAGAAATTAACATTCATGAGCCCAAGCAATTACATAGAAATAACGTAAGCTAAatctaaacaaataaaaggaCATACATATGTTTTTTGTAGGGGTATAACAtgttgattttaaattgaacGTCCCGTGTCAGCCCCTTTCCCTGATTGAagctgcaagtagtgctgaagtGCTGAAGGAAATGAGGCTCCATTAGtataattatttatcatttatgTACACTTATACCCGTTCGAAAAAATCGTTGTCGTCCTAGTTTTTCGCCGCTCTTCTTTTTTCGTCGTCGCTTGATTGGTGTTTTTTTAGTATTGCTTTGGCCCATGCgatgtgcaaaaaataaaagaaaaagttgTTAATTAGTTTTACAGAGATCAAAACATGTGTATTTATGTtgataattaaaacattataatgATGAATTGCTAAGTGTTTCCGATTGGGGGGAAGAAAAGATGACCAGTCCGTAGCCAGGAGTAGGCCGGCGAAGTCCGCCTGCAAAGGGGAGATCCGCCGAGGATGAGGTTCCAGATCTCTGGAAGGGAGGGGCGTCCGGGGTGATTACAGCCAGGCCCCAAGTCTACAtccgagagagagaggtgtAGTAGTCATGCCGTTAATtgttgtttaaatataaattttgtttacttttcttgtcgttcttttttttttgttatttctggTACGGATTCCAGATCAGCTGGAATTATATGGTGCGACCTGTGGGCAGATGGGGAAAAATCCCTCCTGAGAGAAAACTGGCTAGCCGGCCTTGCCCCATCGGGAAATTGCAGGTCGTAACATACCATTACCATTACCACTGCTAGCAATTGGTATATCTACTAATAAGCCAATTTCCTCTCTAAGTTGCACTTGAATTTCCGATTTTCGCGGCTGCACCACCGGTATCATTACCGCGAACTtgtcattttta
Proteins encoded:
- the LOC138928367 gene encoding bifunctional glutamate/proline--tRNA ligase-like, with protein sequence MQDLEKAIQEQGDKVRKLKSSTKDKAVWQPEVNVLLELKKQLEAAQKAAKAAPTAVPAPTPAPAATSSVDPAQVKALEDKIAQQGEKVRTLKAAGNADVWKPEVATLLALKNELAALTGAPAAGGQNKGKKQK